A stretch of DNA from Acinetobacter sp. C26M:
TGTTGATGCGAAAAAAGCCAAAGACTTTGCTCAAGCCGATGGCATTCGCCAGTCATTATTGGATCAAGGTGTGGTTTTAGAAGATACGCGTCAAGGTACAATCTGGCGACGTGCTGATTAATTAAACACTTAGCATTATAAAGAGTTGACACTTGAATGAAACTCTCTATAATGCGTCCTATTGCGGGAATAGCTCAGTTGGTAGAGCATAACCTTGCCAAGGTTGGGGTCGGGAGTTCGAGTCTCCTTTCCCGCTCCAGATTCAAAAAAGCCCTTATCGAAAGATGAGGGCTTTTTTCTTATGTGCATTACCCACCCAAAAGTAAGACAAACTTTACACATCTAATTTAATGTAATACTATAACATAACATTAAATATGGAAACTCAACATGAAAGTTTGCTCATCCCTTAAAAGCGCAAAGCACCGTAGCCCTGATTGCCAGATTGTAAAACGTCGCGGCAAGTTATTTGTCATCTGCAAATCCAATCCTCGCTTCAAAGCAA
This window harbors:
- the ykgO gene encoding type B 50S ribosomal protein L36; protein product: MKVCSSLKSAKHRSPDCQIVKRRGKLFVICKSNPRFKARQG